A region of Methanomicrobium sp. W14 DNA encodes the following proteins:
- the hisH gene encoding imidazole glycerol phosphate synthase subunit HisH, with translation MNVIIDYGMGNLGSIINAFDRLNIEFKIVNDPEGINDPSKIILPGIGSFAQGIKNLDNLGFVEKLNELVLDEKVPILGICLGMQLFTSYSEEGNAEGLKWFDGKTIKFQINKDDYPHYKIPHMGWNNLRICNPSPILRGIDDSSVFYFVHSYHVSGIKNENILATTDYGGKFISVIRKDNIYGFQPHPERSHDSGLRILKNFMEI, from the coding sequence TTGAATGTAATTATTGACTATGGAATGGGTAATTTGGGCAGTATAATCAACGCATTCGACAGGCTAAATATTGAATTTAAAATAGTAAATGATCCTGAAGGGATAAATGATCCAAGTAAAATCATATTGCCTGGAATAGGTTCTTTTGCCCAGGGAATTAAAAATCTCGATAATTTAGGGTTTGTAGAAAAATTAAATGAACTGGTTTTGGATGAAAAGGTTCCGATATTGGGAATCTGTCTTGGGATGCAGCTATTTACATCATATAGCGAAGAGGGCAATGCTGAAGGTTTAAAGTGGTTCGACGGGAAAACGATTAAATTTCAAATCAATAAAGATGATTACCCACATTATAAGATCCCTCATATGGGCTGGAACAATTTGAGAATTTGTAATCCATCTCCTATTCTTCGTGGTATTGATGATAGTTCAGTGTTTTATTTTGTTCACTCATATCATGTTTCAGGAATAAAAAATGAAAATATTCTTGCGACGACCGATTATGGGGGTAAATTCATTTCAGTAATTCGAAAGGATAATATCTACGGTTTCCAGCCGCACCCCGAGAGAAGTCATGACTCGGGTTTGAGAATATTAAAAAATTTTATGGAGATCTAG
- a CDS encoding AglZ/HisF2 family acetamidino modification protein, translating into MFRPRIIPALLLKDKGLVKTVQFRDPKYIGDPINAVHIYNDKKADELIFLNIVASRREGLFKRIKKHELPFDLTSKISRECLMPLSYGGGITSVHEIEMLFKSGVEKVIINTEAFNNPGLIREASEIFGSQSIIVSIDAKKRSSGQYEVIINDGETPAGLDPVTHAKEMESQGAGEIMINSIDLDGTMTGYDIELIRQVSDAVNIPVIACGGAGKISDFRQAYYEGHASALAAGSLFVFHGRKRAVLISYPTKKELEDLFSPEEML; encoded by the coding sequence ATGTTTCGGCCAAGAATTATCCCGGCACTCCTTTTAAAAGACAAAGGTCTCGTTAAAACTGTTCAGTTCAGGGATCCAAAGTATATAGGAGATCCCATCAACGCAGTCCATATATATAATGACAAAAAAGCAGATGAATTAATATTTCTGAATATTGTTGCTTCAAGAAGAGAAGGCCTTTTTAAAAGAATAAAGAAACATGAGCTACCTTTTGATTTAACATCCAAGATCTCAAGAGAATGCCTGATGCCTCTTTCCTATGGAGGAGGAATTACAAGTGTTCATGAAATTGAGATGCTGTTTAAATCGGGAGTTGAAAAGGTTATTATTAACACAGAAGCTTTTAACAATCCTGGTTTAATCAGAGAAGCAAGCGAAATCTTTGGCAGTCAGAGCATCATCGTCTCGATAGATGCAAAAAAAAGATCTAGTGGCCAGTATGAAGTAATAATAAATGACGGAGAAACTCCGGCAGGACTTGATCCAGTAACACATGCCAAGGAGATGGAGTCACAGGGTGCCGGAGAGATCATGATTAATTCCATTGATCTTGATGGGACAATGACCGGATATGATATTGAACTAATCCGACAGGTTTCCGATGCTGTAAACATACCGGTTATCGCATGCGGGGGAGCAGGAAAGATCAGTGATTTCAGGCAGGCCTATTATGAGGGGCACGCCTCAGCTCTTGCTGCCGGGAGCCTCTTTGTATTTCATGGAAGAAAAAGGGCTGTTCTTATCAGTTACCCCACAAAGAAAGAATTAGAAGATCTCTTTTCTCCGGAGGAGATGTTATGA
- a CDS encoding N-acetyl sugar amidotransferase, with product MKNLRSYQVCSKCVMDTTVPDIRFDENGVCHFCKIHNRLEEIHPLGEEGEKQFHQLIERIKQSGSEKEYDCIVGISGGRDSTYTLYMAVKMGLRPLAVHFDNGWNSDIAVSNIKNATEKLNVDLYTHVADWEEFKDLQKSFLKASVSDAEVPTDYVITSILYKVAADNKVKYILTGHSFKTEGIAPLYWTYLDGRYVRDIHKRFGQEKISSFPIMSMSELIVNTLFRRIKSVDFPDYIEYNHDEVDEILKKELNWRYYGGHHHESLYTVFFQSYYLPVKFNIDKRRSEYSALIRTNQLERNEALKKLEMPYPYDPEIIKYTISKLGFTEKEFNKIMVSENKSFFDYKSYYPIIRLFKAPIRIACKAHILPPVFYEKYLGDI from the coding sequence GTAGCAAGTGCGTAATGGATACTACAGTACCGGATATTAGATTTGATGAAAACGGAGTATGCCATTTTTGTAAAATCCATAACAGGCTTGAAGAGATTCATCCATTGGGAGAGGAGGGTGAAAAACAATTTCATCAATTAATTGAGAGAATTAAACAATCTGGATCAGAAAAAGAGTATGATTGTATAGTTGGGATAAGTGGTGGAAGAGATAGCACTTACACTTTATATATGGCTGTAAAGATGGGACTTAGACCCCTTGCAGTCCATTTTGATAATGGCTGGAACTCAGATATTGCTGTAAGCAATATAAAAAATGCTACAGAAAAACTTAATGTTGATCTATATACTCATGTTGCAGATTGGGAAGAATTCAAAGATCTACAGAAATCTTTTTTAAAGGCATCAGTATCTGATGCAGAAGTCCCAACTGATTACGTAATTACTTCAATATTATATAAAGTTGCAGCAGATAACAAGGTAAAATATATTTTAACAGGTCATTCTTTTAAAACTGAGGGTATTGCTCCATTGTACTGGACATATCTTGACGGAAGATATGTGAGAGATATTCATAAAAGATTTGGGCAGGAAAAAATTTCCAGTTTTCCTATAATGAGCATGTCTGAATTAATAGTGAATACTCTTTTCAGAAGAATAAAAAGTGTGGATTTTCCGGATTATATTGAATATAATCACGATGAAGTTGATGAGATTCTTAAAAAAGAACTTAATTGGAGATATTATGGTGGTCATCATCACGAGTCTTTATACACGGTATTTTTTCAATCGTATTACTTACCAGTTAAATTTAATATTGACAAGAGAAGATCTGAGTATTCGGCATTGATACGAACAAATCAGTTGGAAAGGAATGAAGCGTTAAAGAAACTTGAAATGCCTTATCCTTATGATCCAGAGATTATTAAGTATACTATTAGTAAACTTGGTTTCACAGAGAAAGAATTTAATAAAATAATGGTAAGTGAGAACAAATCATTTTTTGATTATAAAAGTTATTATCCCATTATTAGGCTGTTTAAGGCACCTATTCGTATTGCATGTAAAGCACACATCTTACCTCCGGTATTCTATGAGAAATACCTTGGAGACATATGA